The segment AGATTACCGGTGCCTTGCTAGGTAGTTTGTTTGTAAGACATTCCATTGGAAATTTGGCTAATCTTGGTGCAAATTATCCAAACTACTCATTTTCGATCCCAATCATATTTGCGATTGAAATGCTTGCAACTGCGCTTCTAATGGCCGTTATTCTACTGGTTGTTCGTACTAAGGGGTTGCGCGGCCTCAGCGGACTTGCTATAGGAGGTATAGTTGGATTGGACATCTTCTTCCTGTCCTTTATTTCTGGAGCATCCATGAACCCTGCACGATCTTTAGCACCAGCACTTCTATCCGGTGTAATTGATGATCTGTGGCTATACTGGTCTGCCACTTTTGTTGGCGCATCCATCGTGGCATTTATCTATACAAGCAAATTCCATTAGTAATACAAATGTTGCATATTCGCTAAAATTAAATGCCTATTTTCTATAATAACAGTGTTGCAAATAAGATGTGCTGACTGTGGATGCTTCCAAGAGGA is part of the Nitrososphaerales archaeon genome and harbors:
- a CDS encoding aquaporin, whose translation is MSIFKVSTNQKTFVAELLGTFIVVVSATGSIVFDAKMNGALGIPFIAFTPFIGVAVGVYAFAKISMAHFNPAVSVGFLITRHITPKILLYYLGAEITGALLGSLFVRHSIGNLANLGANYPNYSFSIPIIFAIEMLATALLMAVILLVVRTKGLRGLSGLAIGGIVGLDIFFLSFISGASMNPARSLAPALLSGVIDDLWLYWSATFVGASIVAFIYTSKFH